A DNA window from Patagioenas fasciata isolate bPatFas1 chromosome 1, bPatFas1.hap1, whole genome shotgun sequence contains the following coding sequences:
- the GOLT1B gene encoding vesicle transport protein GOT1B produces the protein MISLSDTQKIGMGLTGFGVFFLFFGMILFFDKALLAIGNVLFVAGLSFVIGLERTFRFFFQKHKMKATGFFLGGVLIVLIGWPLIGMILEIYGFFLLFRGFFPVVVGYIRRVPVLGYVLNLPGISSLVDKVGESNNMV, from the exons ATGATCTCCCTCTCCGACACCCAGA agatTGGAATGGGACTTACAGGCTTTGgagtgtttttccttttctttggaaTGATACTGTTCTTTGACAAAGCTCTCTTGGCTATTGGAAAT GTTTTATTTGTGGCTGGCTTGTCATTTGTTATTGGTTTAGAAAGAACATTTAGATTCTTCTTTcaaaaacacaaaatgaaagcaaCAGGATTTTTCCTGGGTGGTGTGCTCATAGTTCTCATTGGTTGGCCTTTAATAGGAATGATCCTCGAGATTTATGGGTTCTTCCTATTATTCAG GGGGTTCTTTCCTGTGGTGGTTGGCTATATTAGAAGAGTTCCAGTTCTTGGATATGTTTTGAATTTACCTGGTATAAGCTCG CTTGTAGATAAAGTTGGAGAAAGCAACAACATGGTATAA